A single Osmerus mordax isolate fOsmMor3 chromosome 7, fOsmMor3.pri, whole genome shotgun sequence DNA region contains:
- the pqbp1 gene encoding polyglutamine-binding protein 1, producing MPLPPALLARLAKRGILKHSDQEGDEEIIAEDYDDNNVDYEATRVENLPPNWYKVFDPICGLPYYWNVETDLVAWLSPNDSSSVITKAAKKLRAEGGDDRVERQFEKPDRERERERERDRERERERDDVRERDRRMQRREDVAPYSKNKRGRKDDEMDPMDPSSYSDAPRGNWSTGLPKRNEAKTGADTTAAGPLFQQRPYPSPGAVLRANAEHKPPKE from the exons ATGCCTCTGCCTCCAGCGTTACTCGCTCGCCTCGCCAAGAGAGGGATTCTGAAGCACTCGGACCAAG agggggatgaggagatcATTGCTGAGGATTATGATGACAACAATGTCGATTATGAAGCCACAAGAGTGGAGAATTTGCCTCCCAACTGGTACAAAGTTTTTGACCCTATTTG TGGTCTACCTTACTACTGGAATGTGGAGACAGACCTTGTTGCCTGGCTGTCTCCAAACGATTCCTCATCTGTGATAACCAAAGCTGCCAAGAAACTGAGGG CCGAGGGGGGAGATGACAGAGTGGAGAGACAGTTTGAGAagccagatagagagagggagcgagagagggaacgagaccgagagagggagcgtgagagagacgatgtaagggagagagacagacggatgcagaggagagaagatgtTGCCCCCTACAGCAAGAACAAACGAG GGAGGAAGGATGATGAGATGGACCCCATGGATCCGAGTTCTTATTCTGATGCTCCCAG AGGGAACTGGTCCACTGGGTTGCCCAAGAGGAATGAGGCCAAGACTGGTGCAGATACTACCGCAGCAGGCCCACTGTTCCAGCAGCGGCCCTACCCTAGCCCTGGAGCTGTGCTCAGAGCAAACGCAGAGCATAAGCCACCCAAAGAGTGA
- the gpkow gene encoding G-patch domain and KOW motifs-containing protein: MASCRDEDNVGISQDQEEKKAAAVSFGFNKTVSKFKSSREGPIKEDERDYLTGVDGKELLSTKPQKKPKELIIPLIQKNRWCRPDRGADGDETKPQTNVSQESNSVESQAIKEIIEDSQRQLEQWQNGSQADPNLTIPLLMQNQAPQGFEDGDRVKVDLRPESSTEADYDSVPVEAYGLAMLKGMGWKAGEGIGRTFKQDVKPIENQLRPKGLGLGADRSAVKDLEPSGPRRPPKPGEEQGKEETLVLGPGGFVLVESGAHKDLYGKIEGVDPDNARVVVKLAIGSKTVTISQYGLKLVDRKEYEKYSKDLSRLSRAHKEKEKEKEREKEKEQQRQTEKDRKSDDREETGKYRDEGKDQRKRKHQESSHNREKPPLKEARRPPAAPSWLQRDLKVRFVDKTFKGGRYYNSKMRVEDVLTPNTCVCRTEEGRLLDDVKQGMLETIVPKRDSEAIMVVLGEQKGQVGRILQRDRDRCKAMVQLDRYEEKVFTLDYDSICHYLGEGDH; encoded by the exons ATGGCGTCTTGCAGGGACGAAGACAACGTCGGCATCTCCCAGGaccaagaagaaaagaaagcagCAGCGGTATCTTTTGGTTTTAACAAAACTGTTAGCAAATTCAAATCCAGCCGTGAAGGTCCCATCAAAGAAGATGAGCGAGATTATTTAACCGGAGTTGATGGGAAAGAATTGCTCAG TACCAAGCCTCAGAAGAAACCAAAAGAGCTCATTATCCCCCTGATACAGAAGAACCGATGGTGCAGGCCGGATAGAGGGGCTGATGGAGACGAAACTAAACCTCAGACGAATGTTTCCCAGGAATCGAATTCGGTGGAATCTCAAGCCATCAAAGAAATTATtgaag ATTCTCAGAGACAGTTGGAGCAGTGGCAGAATGGCTCACAGGCGGACCCGAACCTCACAATCCCCCTGCTGATGCAAAACCAAGCTCCTCAGGGCTTCGAGGACGGAGACCGGGTAAAGGTGGATCTGCGACCAGAGTCT TCCACAGAGGCAGACTATGATAGTGTTCCTGTTGAGGCATATGGACTAGCCATGCTGAAGGGGATGGGGTGGAAGGCAGGAGAAGGCATTGGAAGGACATTTAAACA AGATGTAAAGCCTATTGAGAACCAGCTGCGACCcaagggtctgggtctgggggcAGACCGCTCTGCTGTGAAAGACCTGGAACCCAGTGGGCCCCGACGGCCCCCCAAACCAGGCGAGGAGCAGGGGAAAGAAGAGACCCTTGTACTGGGGCCTGGAGGCTTTGTGTTGGTAGAGAGCGGAGCACATAAAGACCTGTATGGGAAG ATAGAAGGAGTAGATCCAGACAATGCACGTGTGGTGGTGAAGCTTGCTATTGGCAGCAAGACTGTCACAATTAGTCAGTATGGACTAAAGCTGGTTGATCGCAAAGAATATGAAAAATACAGCAAAGACCTCA GTCGCCTCAGCAGAGCccacaaagagaaggagaaggaaaaagagagagagaaagaaaaagaacagcAGAGGCAGACggagaaggacaggaagagcgatgacagagaggagacggGGAAATACAGGGATGAAGGGAAGGAtcaaaggaaaagaaaacacCAGGAATCAAGTCACAATAG AGAAAAGCCTCCTCTGAAGGAAGCACGAAGgccccctgctgccccctcaTGGCTTCAGAGAGACCTGAAAGTACGCTTTGTAGACAAGACCTTCAAGGGGGGCCGGTACTACAACTCAAAG ATGCGAGTGGAGGATGTGTTGACGccaaacacctgtgtgtgtcgtaCTGAGGAGGGGAGACTCCTGGATG ATGTGAAACAGGGAATGTTGGAGACCATCGTGCCAAAGCGTGACTCTGAAGCCATCATGGTTGTACTAGGTGAACAAAAGGGCCAG GTGGGCCGTATccttcagagagacagggacaggtgCAAGGCCATGGTTCAGCTGGACAGGTATGAGGAGAAGGTCTTTACCCTGGACTATGACTCCATCTGCCACTACCTTGGAGAAGGGGATCATTAA
- the timm17b gene encoding mitochondrial import inner membrane translocase subunit Tim17-B — protein MEEYSREPCPWRIVDDCGGAFTMGAIGGGVFQSIKGFRNAPVGVRHRLKGSANAVRVRAPQIGGSFAIWGGLFSTIDCGLVRLRGKEDPWNSITSGAMTGAVLAARSGPLAMMGSAMMGGILLALIEGFGILLTRYTAQQFQNPSPFMEDPNQLPPKDGSQQQRSKGTGQFQ, from the exons ATGGAGGAATATTCCCGGGAACCTTG CCCCTGGAGGATAGTTGATGATTGTGGAGGAGCATTTACCATGGGAGCCATTGGTGGCGGGGTGTTCCAATCAATCAAGGGGTTTCGCAATGCTCCTGTG GGTGTTCGTCACAGATTGAAAGGTAGTGCCAATGCAGTGAGAGTACGTGCGCCACAAATTGGTG GTAGTTTCGCAATCTGGGGTGGTCTTTTTTCCACTATTGACTGTGGGCTTGTTCGtctgagaggaaaagaggatccCTGGAACTCTATAACAAGTGGAGCCATGACTGGTGCAGTCCTGGCTGCACGCA GTGGTCCTTTGGCGATGATGGGCTCTGCCATGATGGGGGGCATTCTGCTGGCATTGATAGAAGGCTTTGGCATCCTCCTCACCAGATACACCGCACAGCAGTTTCAGAATC CAAGCCCTTTCATGGAAGACCCCAACCAGCTTCCCCCTAAAGATGGCAGCCAGCAGCAAAGGAGCAAGGGGACTGGCCAGTTTCAGTAG